The Candidatus Poribacteria bacterium genome window below encodes:
- a CDS encoding MtaA/CmuA family methyltransferase — MHNQTVKSMTGRERVLAALRNEPTDRTPICNPTSVATVELMDLVDAPFPQANREPELMARLAATGYTELGFDTIMPVFTIIQESSALGCQIQWEQKDNWPTVRMREPIWEDVDDIVVPNDFLTHPDTQCVLEAIKILKKEYGDDVAVIGKTMGPWSLGYHCFGVEPFLLLSLDDPGKTKLALDRMKEATVQFGIAQIEAGADALTLPDHATGDLVSGEYYQRYLRDLHIEFVERLPIPLILHICGRTVDRMEYIAQTGMSAFHFDSKNEPQESMDIMKERIALVGNINNPETLFSKEPEDVKAEVVKNLEAGVPLIGPECAIPLQTTIENLQAIPEAVQEWHKAQV, encoded by the coding sequence ATGCACAACCAAACTGTTAAATCGATGACGGGCCGTGAACGGGTGCTTGCCGCGCTTCGCAACGAACCCACCGATCGAACGCCTATCTGTAATCCGACTTCTGTCGCTACGGTCGAACTGATGGATCTCGTAGATGCCCCCTTCCCACAGGCAAATCGAGAACCGGAACTCATGGCACGGCTCGCTGCTACGGGATACACCGAACTCGGGTTCGATACCATCATGCCCGTTTTCACGATCATCCAAGAATCCAGCGCACTCGGTTGCCAAATTCAGTGGGAACAGAAGGATAACTGGCCCACCGTTAGAATGCGAGAACCGATCTGGGAAGATGTCGATGATATCGTTGTCCCGAACGACTTTTTGACACATCCAGACACCCAGTGCGTCTTGGAAGCGATCAAAATCCTGAAGAAAGAATACGGGGATGATGTCGCTGTCATCGGGAAAACGATGGGACCCTGGTCGCTCGGCTACCACTGCTTTGGGGTTGAACCTTTCTTGTTGCTCTCGCTTGACGATCCGGGTAAAACCAAACTCGCGCTTGATCGGATGAAGGAAGCCACTGTGCAATTCGGCATCGCACAAATCGAGGCGGGTGCCGATGCCCTTACGCTCCCGGACCACGCCACAGGCGATCTCGTGAGTGGTGAATACTACCAACGCTACCTTCGGGACCTTCACATCGAATTCGTTGAACGTCTCCCTATCCCTTTAATCCTGCACATCTGTGGACGCACGGTTGACAGAATGGAATACATCGCACAGACCGGTATGTCCGCCTTCCACTTCGATTCCAAAAACGAACCGCAGGAATCCATGGACATCATGAAAGAACGCATCGCGCTCGTCGGCAATATTAACAACCCTGAAACGCTGTTTTCTAAAGAACCGGAAGACGTTAAAGCGGAAGTCGTGAAAAACCTTGAGGCAGGCGTGCCACTCATCGGCCCGGAGTGTGCGATCCCACTTCAGACAACCATCGAAAACCTCCAAGCGATTCCCGAAGCCGTCCAAGAATGGCACAAGGCACAGGTATAA